A single Streptomyces sp. 2114.4 DNA region contains:
- the rodA gene encoding rod shape-determining protein RodA: protein MRRYTPELGTWGKLTARDSVLRKLDWVLLLSCLVLSLMGSLLVFSATRNRTELNHGDEYYYFLHHLLNLGIGLALAAGTIWLGHRTLRGAVPILYALSVVLALLVLTPLGATINGSRSWLAIPGGFSLQPAEFAKITITLGMAMILASRVDAGDRPHPGHRTVVTALGLAAVPVAVIMLMPDLGSVMVLGAVILGVLLSSGASNRWILGLVGTGVVGCVAIWQLGLLDAYQIARFAAFANPSLDPAGVGYNTNQARIAIGGGGLTGSGLFHGSQTTGQFVPEQQTDFIFTVAGEELGFLGAGLIIVLLGVVLWRACRIARESTELYGTIVAAGIIAWFAFQSFENVGMTLGIMPVTGLPLPFVSYGGTSMFAVWIAIGLLQSIRVQRPLSASR from the coding sequence ATCCGGCGCTACACCCCCGAGCTCGGTACCTGGGGCAAGCTGACGGCGCGTGATTCGGTGCTGCGCAAACTGGACTGGGTGCTGCTGCTGTCCTGCCTGGTGCTGTCGCTGATGGGGTCGCTGCTGGTCTTCTCCGCCACCCGCAACCGCACCGAGCTCAACCACGGCGACGAGTACTACTACTTCCTGCACCATCTGCTGAATCTCGGTATCGGCCTGGCGCTGGCCGCCGGCACGATCTGGCTCGGGCACCGCACCCTCCGCGGCGCGGTCCCGATCCTCTACGCCCTGTCGGTCGTGCTGGCGCTGCTGGTCCTGACGCCGCTGGGCGCCACCATCAACGGTTCGCGTTCCTGGCTGGCGATCCCCGGCGGCTTCTCGCTCCAGCCCGCGGAGTTCGCGAAGATCACCATCACGCTCGGCATGGCGATGATCCTGGCGTCCCGGGTCGACGCGGGGGACCGCCCGCACCCCGGCCACCGCACCGTCGTCACGGCCCTCGGCCTGGCGGCCGTCCCGGTCGCCGTGATCATGCTGATGCCCGACCTCGGATCGGTGATGGTGCTCGGCGCCGTCATCCTGGGCGTCCTGCTCTCCTCCGGCGCCTCCAACCGCTGGATCCTCGGACTGGTCGGCACCGGCGTCGTGGGCTGTGTCGCCATCTGGCAGCTCGGGCTACTGGACGCCTACCAGATCGCCCGCTTCGCCGCGTTCGCCAACCCGAGCCTCGATCCGGCCGGCGTCGGCTACAACACCAACCAGGCACGGATCGCGATCGGCGGCGGCGGACTGACCGGCTCCGGGCTCTTCCACGGCAGCCAGACCACCGGCCAGTTCGTCCCCGAACAGCAGACGGACTTCATCTTCACCGTCGCCGGTGAGGAGCTCGGCTTCCTGGGCGCGGGCCTGATCATCGTGCTGCTCGGCGTCGTCCTGTGGCGCGCCTGCCGGATCGCGCGCGAGTCCACCGAGCTCTACGGCACCATCGTCGCCGCCGGGATCATCGCGTGGTTCGCCTTCCAGTCCTTCGAGAACGTCGGGATGACCCTCGGCATCATGCCCGTCACCGGCCTCCCCCTGCCGTTCGTCTCCTACGGCGGCACCTCGATGTTCGCCGTCTGGATCGCGATCGGGCTGCTCCAGTCGATCCGCGTACAGCGCCCCCTGTCGGCTTCGCGCTGA
- a CDS encoding folylpolyglutamate synthase/dihydrofolate synthase family protein — MSERPQNDDPDPNEAFDELVEAETDRDPDLAVIEAGSRTLRAQAGPPQGDGIPARPADPEVDRALRAVEDELAGRWGETKLDPSVQRIAALLDILGEPQRAYPSIHITGTNGKTSTARMIEALLSAFDLRTGRYTSPHVQSITERISLDAAPISAEQFIETYRDIAPYVEMVDSQQEYRLSFFEVLTAMAYAAFADSPVDVAVVEVGMGGTWDATNVIDGDVAVVTPISLDHTDRLGETPEQIAGEKSGIIKKDATVVLAQQPVDAASVMLKRAVEVDATVAREGMEFGVLSREVAVGGQMLTLRGLGGEYPEIFLPLYGAHQAHNAAVALAAVEAFFGVGSDHARTLDIDTIRSAFAAVSSPGRMEVVRRSPTVVLDAAHNPAGARAAAEAVTEAFGFSRLVGVVGASGDKDVRGFLEAFEPIFAEVVVTRNSSHRAMDPDELAAVAVEVFGAERVQVEPRLDDALEAAITLAEEEGEFSGAGVLVTGSVITVGEARLLMGRG; from the coding sequence GTGAGCGAGCGCCCCCAGAACGACGACCCCGACCCGAACGAAGCCTTCGACGAACTGGTCGAGGCGGAGACCGACCGTGACCCGGATCTTGCGGTGATCGAGGCCGGCAGCCGGACCCTGCGCGCCCAGGCCGGGCCGCCGCAGGGGGACGGGATCCCTGCCCGCCCGGCCGACCCCGAGGTCGACCGTGCGCTGCGCGCCGTCGAGGACGAGCTGGCCGGCCGCTGGGGCGAGACCAAGCTCGACCCGTCGGTACAGCGCATCGCGGCGCTGCTGGACATCCTGGGCGAACCCCAGCGTGCCTACCCGTCCATCCACATCACCGGCACCAACGGCAAGACCAGCACCGCCCGCATGATCGAGGCCCTGCTGTCCGCCTTCGACCTGCGCACCGGCCGTTACACCAGCCCGCACGTCCAGTCGATCACCGAGCGGATCAGCCTGGACGCCGCCCCGATCTCCGCCGAGCAGTTCATCGAGACCTACCGGGACATCGCCCCGTACGTGGAGATGGTCGACTCCCAGCAGGAGTACCGCCTCTCGTTCTTCGAGGTGCTGACGGCCATGGCGTACGCCGCCTTCGCCGACAGCCCCGTGGACGTCGCGGTCGTCGAGGTCGGCATGGGCGGCACGTGGGACGCGACCAACGTCATTGACGGCGATGTCGCCGTGGTCACCCCGATCTCCCTGGACCACACCGACCGGCTGGGGGAGACGCCCGAGCAGATCGCCGGCGAGAAGTCCGGGATCATCAAGAAGGACGCCACGGTCGTGCTGGCGCAGCAGCCGGTGGACGCGGCGTCGGTGATGCTCAAGCGCGCGGTCGAGGTGGATGCCACGGTCGCCCGTGAGGGCATGGAGTTCGGCGTGCTCAGCCGCGAGGTCGCGGTCGGCGGACAGATGCTGACCCTGCGCGGACTGGGCGGCGAGTACCCCGAGATCTTCCTGCCGCTGTACGGCGCCCACCAGGCCCACAACGCCGCGGTGGCGCTCGCCGCGGTCGAGGCGTTCTTCGGCGTCGGCTCGGACCACGCCCGCACGCTGGACATCGACACCATCCGCTCCGCGTTCGCCGCGGTCAGCTCGCCCGGCCGGATGGAGGTCGTACGGCGCAGCCCGACGGTCGTGCTGGACGCGGCACACAACCCCGCGGGTGCGCGGGCGGCGGCCGAGGCGGTCACCGAGGCGTTCGGGTTCAGCCGGCTGGTGGGTGTCGTCGGGGCCAGCGGGGACAAGGACGTACGCGGTTTTCTGGAGGCCTTCGAGCCGATCTTCGCCGAGGTCGTGGTGACACGTAATTCCAGCCATCGTGCGATGGATCCCGATGAGCTGGCCGCCGTGGCCGTCGAGGTCTTCGGCGCCGAGCGCGTGCAGGTCGAGCCGCGGCTCGACGACGCCCTGGAGGCGGCGATCACCCTCGCCGAGGAAGAGGGCGAGTTCTCCGGAGCGGGTGTGCTGGTGACCGGCTCGGTGATCACGGTCGGCGAGGCCCGGCTGCTGATGGGAAGGGGCTGA
- the mrdA gene encoding penicillin-binding protein 2, with amino-acid sequence MSNLPETRTSRVSVRLIAIQILVFSLLLTLGGRLWYLQIRNGQEYATEAKNNHVQQVIEPATRGSILDARGVPLADNQTRLVVSASRTDLLKMKDDGKAVLGRLAKVLGMSEKEIRNKVRLCDAKTPQPCWNGSPYQPIPITDEATTQQALQIRERSEAFPGISAEPTAVRRYAEPGNANTAQVLGYLSPVTDEEINKAKNTRSPFLRSDQIGRSGLERTYDRYLRGKAAVTRYEVDNLGRVIGQAKSEKGQGGASVVTSIDARVQAIAEKQLEQAMKDARKVHDKNTGTNYKADSGAVVVMEAKTGRVVAMASNPSYDPNAWVGGISGKDYAHLTGKDSNYPLLNRAIQGQAAPGSIFKVISTTAAINAGYDFNGHYPCTSSYSIGGQTFKNFEGEGHGDISLGRALEVSCDTVFYRLSHEEWKKDGGDKPKKDPNDWFYKTAHQFGLGKETGIDLPNEVTGRVPDRKWKTDFWKANKDGWCKQAKAWPKKKDFGTKLAREGCLEGMKLHAYDSINYAIGQGDTLVTPIQMATIYGAIANGGTLYNPTVGKAVVSPDGKKVQQIKPTSHGKLPDSPKTLQQIDSALAGVATRGTAAWRFQGWPQDKIPMHAKTGTAEVYGKQTTSWFATYTKDYTIVMTIAQGGTGSGASGPAVRNIYNALYGVDEKGGINPKAALLPKPQGSLPKIEGDGTIEAQPIKPYVLPSPSPSASESPQ; translated from the coding sequence ATGAGTAATCTCCCGGAAACCCGGACCTCCCGGGTCAGCGTCCGGCTCATCGCGATCCAGATCCTGGTCTTCTCCCTGCTGCTCACCCTCGGCGGCCGGCTCTGGTATCTGCAGATCCGCAACGGCCAGGAGTACGCCACCGAGGCGAAGAACAACCACGTTCAGCAGGTCATCGAGCCCGCCACCCGCGGCTCGATCCTCGATGCGCGGGGGGTGCCGCTGGCCGACAACCAGACCCGCCTGGTCGTCTCCGCGAGCCGTACCGATCTGCTGAAGATGAAGGACGACGGCAAGGCCGTGCTCGGCCGGCTGGCCAAGGTGCTCGGGATGTCCGAGAAGGAGATCCGCAACAAGGTCCGGCTGTGCGACGCCAAGACCCCGCAGCCCTGCTGGAACGGTTCGCCCTACCAGCCGATCCCGATCACCGACGAGGCCACCACCCAGCAGGCCCTCCAGATCCGCGAACGCTCCGAGGCGTTCCCCGGCATCAGCGCCGAACCCACCGCCGTACGGCGCTACGCCGAGCCCGGCAACGCCAACACCGCCCAGGTGCTCGGCTACCTCTCGCCGGTGACCGACGAGGAGATCAACAAGGCCAAGAACACCCGCTCGCCGTTCCTGCGCTCCGACCAGATCGGCCGGTCCGGTCTGGAACGTACGTACGACCGCTATCTGCGCGGCAAGGCCGCCGTCACCCGCTATGAGGTCGACAACCTCGGCCGGGTCATCGGCCAGGCCAAGAGCGAGAAGGGCCAGGGCGGCGCGAGCGTCGTCACCAGCATCGACGCCCGCGTGCAGGCCATAGCGGAGAAGCAGCTCGAGCAGGCCATGAAGGACGCCCGCAAGGTGCACGACAAGAACACCGGCACCAACTACAAGGCCGACTCGGGCGCCGTGGTCGTGATGGAGGCCAAGACCGGCCGGGTGGTGGCGATGGCCTCCAACCCCAGCTACGACCCCAACGCCTGGGTCGGCGGCATCTCCGGCAAGGACTACGCCCACCTCACCGGCAAGGACTCCAACTACCCGCTGCTGAACCGCGCCATCCAGGGACAGGCCGCCCCCGGCTCGATCTTCAAGGTCATCTCGACCACGGCCGCGATCAACGCGGGCTACGACTTCAACGGCCACTACCCCTGCACCAGCTCGTACAGCATCGGCGGCCAGACCTTCAAGAACTTCGAGGGCGAGGGCCACGGCGACATCAGCCTGGGCCGGGCGCTGGAGGTCTCCTGCGACACCGTCTTCTACCGGCTCTCGCACGAGGAGTGGAAGAAGGACGGCGGGGACAAGCCCAAGAAGGACCCCAACGACTGGTTCTACAAGACCGCCCACCAGTTCGGCCTCGGCAAGGAGACCGGCATCGACCTGCCCAACGAGGTCACCGGCCGGGTCCCCGACCGCAAGTGGAAGACCGACTTCTGGAAGGCCAACAAGGACGGCTGGTGCAAGCAGGCCAAGGCCTGGCCCAAGAAGAAGGACTTCGGTACCAAGCTCGCCCGTGAGGGCTGCCTCGAAGGCATGAAGCTGCACGCCTACGACTCCATCAACTACGCCATCGGGCAGGGCGACACCCTCGTCACACCGATCCAGATGGCGACCATCTACGGCGCGATCGCCAACGGCGGCACCCTCTACAACCCGACCGTCGGCAAGGCCGTCGTCAGCCCCGACGGCAAGAAGGTGCAGCAGATCAAGCCCACGTCGCACGGCAAGCTGCCGGACAGCCCCAAGACGCTCCAGCAGATCGATTCCGCGCTGGCGGGTGTGGCCACCCGCGGTACCGCCGCCTGGCGCTTCCAGGGCTGGCCGCAGGACAAGATTCCGATGCACGCCAAGACCGGTACCGCCGAGGTCTACGGCAAGCAGACCACCTCGTGGTTCGCGACGTACACCAAGGACTACACGATCGTCATGACGATCGCCCAGGGTGGTACCGGCTCCGGCGCCTCCGGTCCGGCCGTACGCAACATCTACAACGCCCTGTACGGAGTCGACGAGAAGGGGGGCATCAACCCGAAGGCCGCCCTGCTGCCGAAGCCCCAGGGCTCGCTCCCCAAGATCGAGGGTGACGGGACCATCGAGGCTCAGCCCATCAAGCCCTACGTCCTGCCGTCGCCGTCGCCGTCCGCATCGGAGAGCCCACAGTGA
- a CDS encoding rod shape-determining protein, translating to MSFIGRDMAVDLGTANTLVYVRGRGIVLNEPSVVAINTNTGGILAVGAEAKKMIGRTPGNIVAVRPLKDGVIADFEITERMLRYFILKIHKRRYLARPRVVVCVPSGITGVERRAVIEASTQAGARQVHIIEEPMAAAIGSGLPVHEATGNMVVDIGGGTTEVAVISLGGIVTAQSIRVAGDELDNAIIQHIKKEYSLLLGERTAESIKITIGSAYDLEQDEHTEIRGRDLVSGLPKTVVISAAEVRKAIEEPVNSIVDAVKTTLDKCPPELSGDVMDRGIVLTGGGALLRGLDERLRRETGMPIHIAEDPLDSVALGSGKCVEEFEALQQVLDSQPRR from the coding sequence ATGTCGTTCATCGGCCGTGACATGGCTGTCGACCTCGGGACCGCCAACACGCTGGTGTACGTCAGGGGCCGCGGCATCGTCCTCAACGAGCCGTCGGTCGTGGCCATCAACACCAACACCGGCGGGATTCTCGCGGTAGGTGCTGAGGCGAAGAAGATGATCGGGCGCACGCCCGGCAACATCGTCGCCGTACGGCCCCTGAAAGACGGCGTGATCGCCGATTTCGAGATCACCGAGCGGATGCTCCGCTACTTCATCCTGAAGATCCACAAGCGGCGCTATCTGGCCCGCCCGCGGGTCGTCGTGTGTGTCCCCTCCGGCATCACCGGCGTGGAGCGCCGCGCGGTCATCGAGGCCTCGACCCAGGCCGGCGCGCGCCAGGTCCACATCATCGAGGAGCCGATGGCCGCCGCGATCGGGTCCGGCCTGCCGGTGCACGAGGCCACCGGCAACATGGTCGTGGACATCGGCGGCGGTACCACCGAGGTCGCGGTCATCTCGCTCGGCGGCATCGTCACCGCGCAGTCCATCCGGGTGGCCGGCGACGAACTCGACAACGCGATCATCCAGCACATCAAGAAGGAGTACAGCCTTCTGCTGGGCGAGCGCACCGCCGAGAGCATCAAGATCACCATCGGTTCGGCGTACGACCTCGAGCAGGACGAGCACACCGAGATCCGCGGCCGTGACCTGGTCTCCGGCCTGCCGAAGACCGTCGTCATCTCGGCCGCCGAGGTCCGCAAGGCCATCGAGGAGCCGGTCAACTCCATCGTCGACGCGGTCAAGACGACGCTCGACAAGTGCCCGCCGGAGCTGTCCGGTGACGTCATGGACCGCGGCATCGTGCTCACCGGAGGCGGCGCCCTGCTCCGCGGCCTCGACGAGCGGCTGCGCCGCGAGACCGGTATGCCCATCCACATCGCCGAGGACCCGCTCGACTCCGTCGCGCTCGGTTCCGGCAAGTGCGTCGAGGAGTTCGAGGCGCTGCAGCAGGTCCTCGACTCCCAGCCGCGCAGGTAG
- a CDS encoding penicillin-binding protein 2, translating into MNKPLRRASIFCLALIVALMGWVTWLQGAKAGEYKEDPHNPRVAIGKYAAPLGNILVGGEPVTGSAATSSTLKYKRTYKDGPLYAPVTGFTSQIFGHNQLESLYGDLLDGSDSRLQSPADALTRTRAKGGDVATTIDPAVQKAGYRALDGKKGAAVAMDPDTGRILGMVSTPSYDPGTFAGSAGSDQKAWQKMSADPDHPEVNRALRQPLPPGSTFKLVVAAAALENGLYSSVDEPTHSPDPYTLPHTRTKLTNENRAAPCKNADIRTALQYSCNTVFAKMAVDLGKDKVKAQAEKFGFNDEKVDTPVRAGKSVYPSDMDEAQTALSGIGQFDDQATPLQMAMVSSALANGGELKKPQLADKLTDGGGNTVQDFGPAAYRGGKAVSAHTAGQLKSAMRTVVDKGTGSGAKIGGLTVGGKTGTAQHGVDNNGTPYAWFVSYAEDGKGHRVAVAVMVEDGHAARNEVSGNGLAAPAARAMMKAALA; encoded by the coding sequence ATGAACAAGCCCCTGCGCCGGGCCTCGATCTTCTGCCTGGCCCTCATCGTCGCGCTGATGGGCTGGGTCACCTGGCTCCAGGGCGCGAAGGCCGGCGAGTACAAGGAGGACCCGCACAATCCGCGGGTGGCGATCGGCAAGTACGCGGCGCCGCTGGGCAACATCCTCGTCGGCGGGGAACCCGTGACCGGCTCCGCCGCCACCTCCTCCACGCTCAAGTACAAGCGGACCTACAAGGACGGCCCGCTCTACGCCCCGGTCACCGGTTTCACCTCGCAGATCTTCGGCCACAACCAGCTGGAGAGCCTCTACGGCGACCTCCTCGACGGCTCCGACAGCCGGCTGCAGAGCCCCGCCGACGCGCTGACCCGCACCCGGGCCAAGGGCGGCGACGTGGCCACCACCATCGACCCCGCGGTGCAGAAGGCCGGCTACCGGGCGCTGGACGGCAAGAAGGGCGCCGCCGTCGCCATGGACCCGGACACCGGGCGGATCCTGGGCATGGTCAGCACCCCTTCGTACGATCCGGGGACGTTCGCGGGGTCCGCCGGGTCCGACCAGAAGGCCTGGCAGAAGATGTCCGCCGACCCGGACCACCCCGAGGTCAACCGGGCGCTGCGGCAGCCGCTGCCGCCCGGCTCCACCTTCAAGCTGGTGGTCGCCGCGGCCGCGCTGGAGAACGGTCTGTACTCCTCGGTGGACGAGCCCACCCACAGCCCCGACCCGTACACCCTCCCGCACACCCGCACCAAGCTCACCAACGAGAACCGCGCCGCGCCCTGCAAGAACGCGGACATCCGCACCGCGCTCCAGTACTCCTGCAACACCGTCTTCGCGAAGATGGCCGTCGACCTGGGCAAGGACAAGGTGAAGGCGCAGGCCGAGAAGTTCGGCTTCAACGACGAGAAGGTGGACACCCCGGTGCGGGCAGGCAAGAGCGTCTACCCCTCCGACATGGACGAGGCGCAGACCGCGCTGTCCGGGATCGGCCAGTTCGACGACCAGGCGACCCCGCTGCAGATGGCGATGGTCTCCTCGGCCCTCGCGAACGGCGGTGAGCTCAAGAAGCCGCAGCTGGCCGACAAGCTGACCGACGGCGGCGGCAACACCGTCCAGGACTTCGGCCCGGCGGCGTACCGCGGCGGGAAGGCCGTGTCGGCGCACACGGCCGGGCAGCTGAAATCGGCGATGCGGACGGTCGTGGACAAGGGCACCGGGTCCGGCGCGAAGATCGGCGGACTGACCGTCGGCGGCAAGACGGGCACCGCCCAGCACGGCGTCGACAACAACGGTACGCCCTACGCCTGGTTCGTCTCCTACGCCGAGGACGGCAAGGGGCACCGGGTGGCGGTGGCCGTGATGGTCGAGGACGGGCATGCCGCCCGCAACGAGGTCTCCGGCAACGGGCTGGCGGCACCGGCCGCGCGGGCGATGATGAAGGCGGCGCTGGCATAG
- a CDS encoding DUF4233 domain-containing protein: protein MRTLCASTLIGEFFVIGFAGLVAMQMTDLPAATVWTVSGIGMLLSLLLCGMLSRPGGVQLGWVLQLALIAAGFVVPTMFFLGAVFAALWWASVHFGRKIDEAKARWAAQAEAPGEPA from the coding sequence ATGCGCACCCTGTGTGCGAGCACCCTGATAGGTGAATTCTTCGTGATCGGCTTCGCGGGCCTGGTGGCGATGCAGATGACCGACCTGCCGGCGGCCACGGTCTGGACGGTCAGCGGCATCGGGATGCTGCTGAGCCTCCTGCTGTGCGGGATGCTCAGCCGCCCGGGGGGCGTCCAGCTCGGCTGGGTGCTGCAGCTCGCCCTGATCGCCGCCGGTTTCGTGGTCCCGACGATGTTCTTCCTGGGCGCGGTCTTCGCGGCCCTGTGGTGGGCGTCGGTCCACTTCGGACGCAAGATCGATGAGGCGAAGGCCCGTTGGGCCGCGCAGGCCGAGGCGCCGGGCGAGCCGGCCTGA
- the mreC gene encoding rod shape-determining protein MreC: MRDTRESRLLLVLLIAIAFALITVDIRGGEQSPLDGARQAAASAFGPVEGGVARVVNPVGNAIGAVRDSGRRHNRISTLEHENEALKAKLGSSDRNRSRAAELDKILKTAGTGQYGIKGAQVIAIGSAQGFSWTVTIDAGRRDGIARDMTVLNGDGLVGRVTTVGADTSTVLLAADPDFTVGTRMEKTNEIGFANGQGVRSLRVQLLNGKANIKRGDRLVTFGSSRDKPFVPGVPVGRVVKVEPSNGDLTRNLQVRPFVSFSQLDIVGVVVAPPRQDPRDTVLPPAPAKPKPTPTVTVTATPSASASPRS, from the coding sequence GTGAGGGACACACGAGAGAGCCGGCTGCTGCTGGTGCTGCTGATCGCGATCGCGTTCGCGCTGATCACGGTCGATATCCGCGGCGGCGAACAGTCCCCGCTCGATGGTGCCCGGCAAGCCGCCGCCTCCGCCTTCGGCCCGGTCGAGGGCGGCGTGGCCCGCGTCGTCAATCCGGTCGGCAACGCCATCGGTGCCGTGCGGGACTCCGGCCGCCGGCACAACCGGATCAGCACGCTGGAGCACGAGAACGAGGCGCTGAAGGCCAAGCTCGGCTCCTCCGACCGCAACCGCAGCCGCGCCGCCGAGCTCGACAAGATCCTCAAGACCGCCGGCACCGGCCAGTACGGCATCAAGGGCGCCCAGGTCATCGCCATCGGCTCGGCCCAGGGCTTCTCCTGGACCGTCACCATCGACGCCGGCCGCCGGGACGGCATCGCCCGCGACATGACCGTCCTCAACGGCGACGGTCTGGTCGGCCGGGTCACCACGGTCGGCGCCGACACCTCCACCGTCCTGCTGGCCGCCGACCCCGACTTCACCGTCGGCACCCGTATGGAGAAGACCAACGAGATCGGCTTCGCCAACGGGCAGGGCGTCCGCTCGCTGCGCGTGCAGCTTCTCAACGGCAAGGCCAACATCAAGCGGGGCGACCGCCTGGTCACCTTCGGCTCCAGCCGGGACAAGCCGTTCGTGCCCGGGGTGCCCGTCGGCAGGGTCGTCAAGGTCGAGCCGTCCAACGGCGATCTGACCCGCAACCTCCAGGTCCGGCCGTTCGTCTCGTTCTCCCAGCTCGACATCGTCGGCGTGGTCGTCGCACCGCCCCGCCAGGACCCCCGCGACACCGTCCTGCCGCCTGCGCCCGCGAAGCCCAAGCCGACGCCGACGGTCACCGTCACGGCCACCCCCTCCGCGAGCGCTTCACCCAGGAGCTGA
- the mreD gene encoding rod shape-determining protein MreD, protein MRINRILLSAPLVVVALVIQVTILARLQLPGAVPDLLLLVVVGLALVYGHVGGALVGFFAGLLADLAPPSDHAIGRYALVLCVIGYAAGLTKPDSGRHRSATLPLLVVLGAAVGSTLMYAGVGSLVGDTAARHVGIVGLLLSATLYDLLLAPFTVPLVMAVARKTEGDLLAGDSSGSQSGGAGSRDAGYGWLTTGTGLKASRGAMKSLRTGTGIGSQRGSLLGKSARDKVGRIKGVKRL, encoded by the coding sequence ATGCGCATCAACCGGATCCTGCTCTCGGCCCCGCTGGTGGTCGTCGCCCTCGTCATCCAGGTCACCATTCTCGCCAGACTCCAACTTCCCGGTGCGGTACCGGATCTGCTGCTGCTCGTCGTGGTCGGCCTCGCGCTGGTCTACGGCCATGTCGGCGGCGCGCTGGTCGGCTTCTTCGCCGGGCTGCTGGCCGACCTCGCCCCGCCGTCCGACCACGCCATCGGCCGCTATGCGCTGGTGCTCTGCGTCATCGGCTATGCCGCGGGTCTGACCAAGCCGGACTCGGGCCGGCACCGCTCGGCGACGCTTCCGCTGCTCGTCGTCCTCGGTGCCGCCGTCGGCTCGACGCTGATGTACGCCGGCGTCGGCTCGCTGGTCGGTGACACCGCCGCCCGCCACGTCGGCATCGTCGGACTGCTGCTCAGCGCCACCCTCTACGACCTGCTGCTGGCCCCCTTCACGGTTCCTCTCGTGATGGCTGTGGCGCGGAAAACCGAGGGCGATCTGCTGGCCGGCGACAGTTCCGGCAGCCAGAGCGGCGGGGCCGGCAGCCGCGATGCGGGATACGGCTGGCTCACCACCGGCACGGGACTCAAGGCCAGCCGCGGTGCCATGAAATCCCTGCGCACGGGCACGGGCATCGGCAGCCAGCGCGGCAGCCTGCTCGGCAAGTCGGCCCGCGACAAGGTGGGCCGCATCAAGGGGGTCAAGCGACTGTGA
- the ndk gene encoding nucleoside-diphosphate kinase, with protein sequence MSQRTLVLLKPDAVQRGLIGEILGRIEKKAGWTISALELRSLDRALLEQHYAEHVGKPFYEPLVAFMSSGPVVSMVVEGERVIEGVRTLAGPTDPIAAPGGSIRGDFGTITRENLIHASDSEESAEREIKIFFPGIS encoded by the coding sequence GTGAGCCAGCGCACCCTCGTCCTCCTCAAGCCCGACGCCGTCCAGCGCGGTCTGATCGGCGAGATTCTCGGCCGTATCGAGAAAAAGGCCGGCTGGACGATCAGCGCGCTGGAGCTGCGCAGCCTGGACCGCGCGCTGCTCGAGCAGCACTACGCCGAGCACGTCGGCAAGCCGTTCTACGAGCCCCTGGTCGCCTTTATGTCCTCCGGGCCGGTGGTCTCGATGGTCGTCGAGGGCGAGCGGGTGATCGAGGGCGTGCGGACGCTGGCCGGTCCGACTGACCCGATTGCCGCGCCGGGTGGGTCCATTCGTGGGGACTTCGGAACGATCACCCGAGAGAATCTGATCCATGCATCGGATTCCGAAGAGTCCGCAGAGCGTGAAATCAAGATTTTCTTCCCCGGCATCTCCTGA
- a CDS encoding ATP-binding protein has product MHPSTAPVTRTRLRVSAGARPYVLTAPSTPTAPKAARDFVHAVLRRTPLSPLLDTAVLLTSEAVTRAHLHTPHTADILLRMLTAGQGLRISVHDRAPVRIPRPVPGGQPDDYGLLLTGHLADDWGTTPPEDLPRPTSLWFELHLRQ; this is encoded by the coding sequence GTGCACCCCTCAACCGCGCCCGTCACCCGGACACGCCTCCGCGTCTCGGCGGGCGCCAGGCCGTACGTTCTCACCGCACCGAGCACCCCCACCGCCCCCAAGGCCGCGCGCGATTTCGTCCACGCCGTGCTGCGCCGCACCCCGCTCTCCCCGCTCCTCGACACCGCCGTGCTGCTCACCTCGGAGGCGGTGACCCGCGCGCATCTGCACACACCGCACACGGCGGACATCCTGCTGCGGATGCTGACCGCCGGGCAGGGCCTGCGGATCAGCGTGCACGACCGGGCACCGGTCCGGATTCCGCGGCCGGTGCCCGGCGGGCAGCCGGACGACTACGGGCTCCTGCTGACCGGCCACCTCGCCGACGACTGGGGCACGACGCCGCCCGAGGACCTGCCGCGGCCCACCTCGCTGTGGTTCGAGCTCCACCTCAGGCAGTGA